The genomic DNA ACCTGGTAACTACACGGATACCGGTACGGGTATCGGATACGATACGTaccggatacgcggatacgcactttcccaaaaaacactgatacggggatacggctaggataattaataataaatatCACATAGATATGCAGCAAGTGAGATTTTACTCTTGAGTAACTTCCCCTATACTCAGACATGCAATACTTGCATGTCCATACAACATTACCTCTAGAACTAGCCTTCTCTAAAAGCACAACTGATTCCACAAGGGGTTCTTCAGTTGCTGCTCATCTAGTTCGATTGCAGCAAGTTCATCATTCTGTACCATCTCTTACTACCAAAACAGCACTTGGGTGGGCTGATTGGGCTGATTACTGCTTTGGGCTGTATCCCCATCTAGCCCAAAAGTATCGGATATGCGTATCCAAGCAAATACGTATCCATTTTTTCAGGATACGGCTCGAAACATATCCGAGGCGTATCCggggcgtatccgtatccgatacgtatcggatatgGATACGCCACCCCCTAGGAGTATCCGTGTAACAGAGATGTAGTTACTAATTCAGGCTATCTGTGAACCATAATCAGCTCATTATTTTCTGAATAAAAGGGGTGTGAACAGTCAGTTTGCACAGGATTTGTAGCTGATTCCTGGCGTCCTTTTGGTTCATGCCTAACTTTGCACAACTTAAGGGAAAGTGGGCTGCCAGAAAAGTTGTGGCGAACAAAATGGTAGCCACACTTGTGGCAAAGTTTGGCACGAAAATGAATCTGACATGTGGGGCAAAGGGCTAAGAATGTTTGGGGAAACCACAGTTTGTGGCGCGAACCAACACATGCCTATGAATCTGTGTGAGCTACTGTATGGCGTGGCAAGATGTGACAAGAACCAAACAGGCCTGATCGAGAATTTAACAGGAAGAACTGGGGGAACAACTTCTTGACCATTGGCAAATTTGTATAATTCTCAGGTCAGCACTTTCTACATTTCTGAAACAGTGTACTCTTAGTGAAACATAAAGAACACACTTCTGCAAGTATAGATCCAATCAAAGTCCAACAGAAATGATGGCAGCATGATAAAGCATGCAGCTTAGAAAGGGAAAGTAATCAAACCCCAAGTAGTAAGTAAACTAAAGCAATAGTGGCAACAAAAAAGTACTGAAACTCTGATTAGCAGCACTGGAATTTAAGCAATTTGATAGTTACAACAAAGCTACCAGTCTACAGAATTGGATGAGatatccatatgcaataatttgCTTGACATGTGAAAACTTGCAACTCACCTGGTTTTGATTTGGCTGATGATGGTTGAACAACAACGTGCATTGTGATAGCATTACTGGGAAGATCACCAAAAGGTGCTCTGCATTGAGCAACACTCTTATCATTTTCTAGAATTTTGCCTCCGCTTATCAGTTTCACATCATTAGCAGTCTTTGGGCTAATTGATTTATCTGCAACCAAAAAATGCATTAGAAATATTATCTGGGCATGGGCAAACGTATGCTGTAACTGAACTGGTAACCGGTATAAATTGCGGCATACATAAATGTAAGCCAATTTACTGCATCAAAACAAACTCCACAAATTAACAGTGGAACAGAACAGCCAAAACTGTTCATGCAACAACTCTCTGCAGCAATACTAAACACCAGCAAAAAAGAATATCCTAGCCCACAACAAAGTTGCCTAGTTCAATCAGTGAAGAAGTGTCATACAAGCCTGCAGGATAAGCAAACGAGAAAGACTAGCAAAAATATGGCACCAGCAAAGCGAATGGTATATAATTTGAAGTGTAAACATTGGTACTCATTTTCAGTTTTTCACACCCTCGGGAAAACAAAGCAAAGAATACATTGCCCTTCCTCCCTCTTTCTCAAAAACTATCCACAAGGAAGCTGTTGTAAATGGAAGCTAAACGTTCTCAGCTAGAATCCCATGAGCTTCACTATATGCTTCTTCTACTGGGTTCATGGTTCCCCATTGAAATTCCATCAGTTCCTTAAAAAACAATCCTGGCCACCTTCCAAATACTCTACTGTTCGAACCAATCATAGACCTTTCAACAAGAGATGTAATAACATTTcagtttgtaaaaaaaaaactctattaTTACTGTTTGAACCAAGCCAATATATGGGGTTGACATTTCTTCAAATATGTTCTGGCACGACCATAATAAAGAATAGGTACCGTTGTAGTTAATGCTGAGATTTACAGGCCACGAAGCAACTAATTCAAGCCCAAGATTTACAGGCCACGAAGCAACTAATTCAAGCCCAAATCTTCTACTTATCGGCAAAGCTTAGATCCAGAGAACTTTTTGTAAGGGAAAGAAGGGATTCATAGTTATCTTATTGCTGTGACATATTCCATCTTTTATTACAGTGCCGGTTTCTGCTACGTGTTCAATCTTCCAATTCACCCACCCACAGTAGAACCTTAACAAAAGAAGCACTTGCTAATAATGGAGGCAACCCTTCCTTTTCCCCAAATCGGATACCGAACCATAAGGCACCGAGCAAGCAAATCTGAAGCTCGTCCCCCTTAAAGCCCTCTGTTCCTATCTCCTCGCGACAAGCACGGACTAAAAATAGCAAGAAAAGCTACACAAACTTAGCAGTACGGATCACAGGACTTCCGAAGCCGGCACATCACGGCCTCATAAGAGTTACATAGCTCAGGGAGGCGGCGGAATCTATAAGGACCTTTGGGCCAGTCGGCGACGACGCGGTCCTTGAGCGcggcgacggtggtggcggcggcgttgcaGCGGACGGGGCCGATGTCGGAGCCGTCGAAGAGCCGGAACTtgacctccacctcctccgcctccccttcccgctcccgctcctccATCTCTTCGGCCCCCACCTTGGCCCCCTCCTTCTCCGCCATTTCCCGGCCTCCCGCCAAGAACCAGGGCGCTTCCGGGACCCAACCGGAGCCCTAAGGATCCCGTCCGTCAGAGCGAGAACCCCTAAggccggcgcgagcggaggCGGAGTGGGGCCCGGTgctggggctagggtttggtgtAGGAACGCGAGGGGGAGGgcaggagaggaagaggagcaggagcaggagaagcaagAAGCGCGAGCTAGGCAGGTTAGGAGGATAAATTCTTTTCCCTCCGTCGCTGCAAATGCGTGAGCTCGCTGCAGTCGTCGTATTCTAAATCCATTCTTTAAaacatatattttattttaatcATTAATATTCTCTCCTCTCCATTCAATTTCTCCACAGTCGTTTGTACTCTATAGACATCCTCTATACTAACTACCAAGACTTCCCACCCGTCAGtctcctttttattttttcacCACCCCGCCGTCCTCTCTATCCCT from Panicum virgatum strain AP13 chromosome 7N, P.virgatum_v5, whole genome shotgun sequence includes the following:
- the LOC120682293 gene encoding membrane-anchored ubiquitin-fold protein 4-like, whose amino-acid sequence is MAEKEGAKVGAEEMEEREREGEAEEVEVKFRLFDGSDIGPVRCNAAATTVAALKDRVVADWPKDKSISPKTANDVKLISGGKILENDKSVAQCRAPFGDLPSNAITMHVVVQPSSAKSKPDKKANKLPKTTRCSCTIL